The Streptomyces tendae genome has a window encoding:
- a CDS encoding urease accessory protein UreD gives MGGVNTEGVRADVRVHARADGRGGTALPVLESRGPLTPRRTRGSGAAAHVLLVGAMSGPHGGDHFTVRADVGPGARLRLGSAAATLALPGQHGGQARQDVRITVAEGGELHWLPEPLISVTGSGLTVRTHVDLAPGARLVLREELVLGRAGEEPGRLTSRLTVRIDGRPVLDQELDCGPGAPGGWDGPAVLGGHRAVGQLVVADPEFAEKPVAAGAPGDGTAVLPLAGPAVLVGAVAPDALRLRRLLDAAPGSFTPASA, from the coding sequence GTGGGCGGCGTGAACACCGAGGGAGTCCGGGCCGATGTCCGGGTGCACGCCCGCGCGGACGGCCGGGGCGGCACCGCGCTGCCCGTCCTGGAGAGCCGTGGCCCGCTCACCCCGCGGCGGACGCGGGGGAGCGGTGCCGCGGCGCACGTCCTGCTCGTCGGCGCCATGAGCGGTCCGCACGGCGGGGACCACTTCACGGTCCGGGCCGACGTCGGCCCCGGGGCCCGGCTGCGGCTCGGTTCGGCCGCCGCCACCCTCGCCCTGCCGGGCCAGCACGGCGGGCAGGCGCGTCAGGACGTGCGGATCACCGTGGCCGAGGGCGGCGAACTGCACTGGCTGCCGGAGCCGCTGATCTCCGTCACGGGCAGCGGGCTCACCGTCCGTACCCACGTCGACCTCGCTCCGGGGGCCCGGCTGGTCCTCCGTGAGGAACTGGTCCTGGGGCGGGCCGGTGAGGAGCCCGGGCGGCTCACCTCCCGGCTGACCGTACGGATCGACGGGCGCCCGGTCCTCGACCAGGAACTGGACTGCGGACCCGGAGCACCCGGCGGATGGGACGGGCCGGCCGTGCTCGGCGGACACCGGGCCGTCGGACAACTGGTCGTCGCGGACCCCGAGTTCGCGGAGAAGCCGGTCGCCGCCGGCGCGCCCGGGGACGGCACGGCCGTGCTGCCGCTGGCCGGTCCCGCCGTGCTGGTCGGCGCGGTTGCGCCGGACGCCCTGCGGCTGCGGCGCCTGCTGGACGCGGCACCGGGCTCCTTCACCCCGGCATCCGCCTGA
- a CDS encoding alpha/beta hydrolase gives MRDSRPKRRVAAFGSAGVLVTATLIAGAVAAPTASATAAHEGKDREAKGVAVAAARAAKTGVDWRDCPADWNLPKPIQCGWVSVPLDYAKPNGKQIKLAVDRIGSTGTKSERQGALLYNPGGPGGSGLRFPTRVTAKNPVWATTAKAYDFVGFDPRGVGKSAPISCADPQEFVKAPKADPVPGSEADKREQRRLAREYAEGCYERSGAMLPHMTTPNTARDLDVIRAALGEKKLNYLGVSYGTYLGAVYATLFPGHVRRMVVDSVVNPSRQKIWYQANLDQDVAFESRWADWQDWVAKNDATYHLGTTRAAVQAQWLKLRAAAATKPLGGVVGPAELLGFFQSAPYYDSAWASTAQIFSQYVAGDAQALIDAAAPDLTDTAGNAASENGNAVYTAVECTDAKWPTNWRTWDRDTTRLHRDHPFLTWSNTWMNLPCATWPVAQRTPVEVKTGKGLPAVLIVQSERDAATPYGGAVELHKRLKGSRLITERDAGSHGVTGLVNPCVNDRVDTYLLTGKVDRSDVTCAPHATPKP, from the coding sequence TTGAGGGACAGCAGACCGAAGAGGCGGGTGGCGGCGTTCGGTTCGGCCGGCGTGCTCGTCACGGCGACACTCATAGCCGGCGCCGTCGCGGCGCCCACGGCGAGCGCGACGGCCGCCCACGAGGGCAAGGACCGCGAGGCCAAGGGCGTGGCGGTCGCCGCCGCCCGGGCCGCGAAGACCGGCGTCGACTGGCGGGACTGCCCCGCCGACTGGAACCTGCCCAAGCCCATCCAGTGCGGCTGGGTCTCGGTTCCCCTGGACTACGCCAAGCCGAACGGCAAGCAGATCAAGCTCGCCGTCGACCGCATCGGCAGCACCGGCACGAAGAGCGAGCGCCAGGGCGCGCTGCTGTACAACCCCGGCGGCCCCGGCGGCTCCGGTCTGCGCTTCCCGACCCGGGTCACCGCGAAGAACCCCGTCTGGGCCACCACGGCCAAGGCGTACGACTTCGTGGGCTTCGACCCGCGCGGCGTCGGCAAGTCCGCGCCCATCTCCTGCGCCGACCCGCAGGAGTTCGTCAAGGCGCCCAAGGCCGACCCGGTGCCCGGTTCCGAGGCCGACAAGCGCGAACAGCGCAGGCTGGCCCGCGAGTACGCCGAGGGCTGCTACGAGCGCAGCGGCGCGATGCTGCCCCACATGACCACGCCGAACACCGCGCGCGACCTCGACGTCATCCGCGCCGCCCTGGGCGAGAAGAAGCTCAACTACCTGGGCGTCTCCTACGGCACCTACCTCGGCGCCGTGTACGCCACCCTGTTCCCGGGCCACGTGCGCCGCATGGTCGTCGACAGCGTCGTCAACCCCTCCCGGCAGAAGATCTGGTACCAGGCCAACCTGGACCAGGACGTCGCCTTCGAGAGCCGCTGGGCGGACTGGCAGGACTGGGTCGCGAAGAACGACGCCACCTACCACCTCGGCACCACCCGCGCCGCCGTCCAGGCGCAGTGGCTGAAGCTGCGCGCCGCCGCCGCGACGAAGCCGCTCGGCGGCGTCGTCGGCCCGGCGGAGCTGCTCGGCTTCTTCCAGAGCGCCCCGTACTACGACTCGGCGTGGGCCTCGACGGCCCAGATCTTCAGCCAGTACGTCGCCGGTGACGCCCAGGCGCTGATCGACGCCGCCGCCCCGGATCTCACCGACACGGCGGGCAACGCGGCCTCGGAGAACGGCAACGCCGTCTACACCGCCGTGGAGTGCACCGACGCCAAGTGGCCGACGAACTGGCGCACCTGGGACCGTGACACCACCCGGCTGCACCGCGACCACCCCTTCCTGACCTGGTCCAACACCTGGATGAACCTGCCCTGCGCCACCTGGCCGGTCGCCCAGCGGACCCCGGTCGAGGTGAAGACCGGCAAGGGCCTGCCCGCGGTGCTGATCGTCCAGTCCGAGCGGGACGCGGCCACCCCGTACGGCGGTGCCGTCGAACTGCACAAGCGGCTCAAGGGCTCCCGCCTGATCACCGAGCGGGACGCCGGCTCGCACGGCGTCACGGGCCTGGTCAACCCCTGCGTCAACGACCGGGTCGACACCTACCTGCTCACCGGCAAGGTGGACCGCTCCGACGTGACCTGCGCCCCGCACGCCACGCCGAAGCCGTAG
- a CDS encoding lysophospholipid acyltransferase family protein, translating into MFYYLLKYVLLGPLLRLVFRPRIEGLGHVPSSGAAIVAGNHLSFSDHFLMPAVLKRRITFLAKAEYFTGPGIKGRLTAFFFHSAGQIPVDRSGKDAGQAAIREGLGVLDKGELLGIYPEGTRSHDGRLYKGKVGVAVMALKAGVPVVPCAMIGTFEAQPPGRKIPRIRPVTIRFGEPLDFSRYAGMESEKAILRAVTDEIMYAILSLSEQEYVDRYAADAKAAETERKAEEKRRTPRMPLR; encoded by the coding sequence TTGTTCTACTACTTGCTCAAATACGTGCTGCTGGGCCCGCTTCTGAGACTGGTCTTCCGGCCTCGAATCGAGGGCCTGGGGCATGTTCCGTCGTCCGGCGCCGCGATCGTGGCGGGGAACCATCTGTCGTTCTCCGACCACTTCCTGATGCCGGCTGTGCTCAAGCGGCGCATCACCTTCCTCGCCAAGGCCGAGTACTTCACCGGGCCCGGCATCAAAGGGCGGCTGACGGCGTTCTTCTTCCACAGCGCGGGCCAGATCCCCGTCGACCGCTCCGGCAAGGACGCGGGGCAGGCGGCCATCCGCGAAGGGCTCGGGGTGCTGGACAAGGGGGAACTGCTCGGCATCTACCCGGAGGGCACACGGTCGCACGACGGGCGCCTGTACAAGGGCAAGGTCGGCGTCGCGGTGATGGCCCTCAAGGCGGGCGTCCCGGTGGTCCCCTGCGCGATGATCGGCACGTTCGAGGCGCAGCCGCCCGGCAGGAAGATCCCCCGGATCCGTCCGGTGACGATCCGGTTCGGCGAGCCGCTGGACTTCTCCCGCTACGCCGGGATGGAGAGTGAGAAGGCGATCCTGCGCGCCGTCACGGACGAGATCATGTACGCCATCCTCTCCCTCTCCGAGCAGGAGTACGTCGACCGGTACGCGGCCGACGCGAAGGCCGCGGAGACCGAGCGCAAGGCGGAGGAGAAGCGGCGCACGCCGCGCATGCCGCTGCGGTGA
- a CDS encoding RpiB/LacA/LacB family sugar-phosphate isomerase — MRISVSSDMDEPVARALLAELRERGHEVRAHGALSPGDDPQWAACSEAAAREVADGTADQAVVCCWTGTGASIAANKVPGVRAALCADAYTADGARRWNDANVLALSLRLTSVPLLREILDAWFAGRPSEDPEDRSNVERTARLDRARTGS, encoded by the coding sequence ATGCGGATCTCCGTCTCCTCAGACATGGACGAACCCGTGGCCCGCGCCCTCCTCGCCGAACTGCGCGAACGCGGCCACGAGGTGCGCGCGCACGGTGCCCTCAGCCCCGGGGACGACCCGCAGTGGGCGGCCTGTTCCGAGGCGGCGGCCCGCGAGGTCGCCGACGGCACCGCCGACCAGGCGGTGGTGTGCTGCTGGACCGGGACCGGCGCCTCCATCGCCGCCAACAAGGTGCCCGGCGTCCGGGCCGCCCTGTGCGCCGACGCGTACACCGCCGACGGCGCCCGCCGCTGGAACGACGCCAACGTGCTGGCGCTGAGCCTGCGCCTCACCTCCGTCCCGCTGCTCAGGGAGATCCTCGACGCCTGGTTCGCCGGCCGGCCCAGCGAGGACCCCGAGGACCGGTCGAACGTGGAGCGGACGGCACGCCTCGACCGGGCGCGCACCGGCTCCTGA
- a CDS encoding PP2C family protein-serine/threonine phosphatase, producing the protein MAQASIDYEAVYRALPGMVALLTPDLVFADVNEAYVRGTGRPRASLLGRHVFDVFPESVNVREAKNSHHLRASLLRVLATGERDAMALQRYDVETPEHSGQWQEHYWSPVNSPVLAPDGRVRLIVHRIEEVTEFVRARGLGGDTAGRLLEAELYTRARELQELNNRLREAHAREREVALVLQKAMLPARRQMGHHRAAVRYRPAVGALNVCGDWYDLVDLVGGHRIGVSVGDVVGHGLEAAGVMGQLRSALSAASRVADGPAQALDVLGRYAHVVDGAESATAVTTFIDFDRHVVTYSSAGHPPPVLLHQDGRVEFLDRATDPPLDARPDPRPRPQASTAFVPGATLVLYTDGLIERRHEDIDTGLRRLADALCRHRTLDPEPLADTVLRELLPPGGATDDTALVVVRP; encoded by the coding sequence ATGGCGCAGGCGTCGATCGACTACGAGGCGGTCTACCGCGCGCTGCCGGGCATGGTGGCGCTGCTGACCCCGGACCTGGTGTTCGCGGACGTCAACGAGGCCTACGTGCGCGGAACGGGACGCCCGCGCGCGTCCCTGCTGGGCCGCCACGTGTTCGACGTGTTCCCGGAGTCCGTGAACGTTCGCGAGGCGAAGAACTCGCACCATCTGCGAGCGTCGCTGCTGCGGGTGCTGGCCACCGGGGAGCGCGACGCGATGGCGCTGCAGCGCTACGACGTCGAGACCCCGGAGCACTCCGGGCAGTGGCAGGAGCACTACTGGTCCCCGGTCAACAGCCCGGTGCTGGCACCGGACGGGCGGGTGCGGCTGATCGTGCACCGGATCGAGGAGGTGACCGAGTTCGTGCGGGCCCGGGGCCTCGGGGGCGACACCGCGGGCCGGCTGCTGGAGGCCGAGCTGTACACGCGCGCCCGTGAGCTGCAGGAGCTCAACAACCGACTGCGTGAGGCGCACGCCCGGGAGCGTGAGGTGGCGCTGGTGCTGCAGAAGGCCATGCTCCCGGCACGCCGGCAGATGGGCCATCACCGGGCCGCCGTGCGGTACCGGCCCGCGGTGGGCGCGCTGAACGTGTGCGGCGACTGGTACGACCTGGTCGACCTGGTGGGCGGCCACCGCATCGGCGTCTCGGTCGGCGACGTGGTGGGACACGGCCTGGAGGCGGCCGGTGTCATGGGCCAGTTGCGCAGCGCGCTGAGCGCCGCCTCCCGGGTGGCCGACGGGCCGGCCCAGGCGCTCGACGTGCTGGGCCGGTACGCCCATGTGGTGGACGGGGCGGAATCGGCGACCGCGGTGACCACCTTCATCGACTTCGACCGGCACGTCGTCACCTACAGCAGCGCCGGTCATCCGCCGCCGGTGCTGCTCCACCAAGACGGACGGGTGGAGTTCCTCGACCGGGCCACCGACCCGCCGCTCGACGCCCGTCCGGACCCGAGGCCCCGGCCCCAGGCGTCGACCGCGTTCGTGCCGGGGGCGACCCTGGTGCTGTACACCGACGGGCTGATCGAACGGCGCCACGAGGACATCGACACCGGGCTGCGGCGGCTGGCCGACGCGTTGTGCCGGCACCGGACGCTGGATCCCGAGCCGCTGGCGGACACGGTGCTGCGGGAGCTGCTGCCGCCCGGGGGCGCCACGGACGACACGGCGCTGGTCGTCGTACGGCCGTGA
- a CDS encoding response regulator transcription factor, protein MRVLVVEDEQLLADAVATGLRREAMAVDVVYDGAAALERIGVNDYDVVVLDRDLPLVHGDDVCRKIVELGMPTRVLMLTASGDVSDRVEGLEIGADDYLPKPFAFSELIARVRALGRRTSVPLPPVLERAGIKLDPNRREVFRDGKEVQLAPKEFAVLEVLMRSEGAVVSAEQLLEKAWDENTDPFTNVVRVTVMTLRRKLGEPPVIVTVPGSGYRI, encoded by the coding sequence GTGCGTGTACTCGTCGTCGAGGACGAGCAGCTGCTCGCCGATGCGGTGGCCACCGGACTGCGCCGGGAGGCCATGGCCGTCGACGTCGTGTACGACGGCGCGGCCGCCCTGGAGCGCATCGGCGTCAACGACTACGACGTGGTCGTCCTCGACCGCGACCTCCCCCTCGTGCACGGCGACGACGTCTGCCGCAAGATCGTCGAGCTCGGCATGCCGACCCGCGTGCTGATGCTCACCGCCTCCGGCGACGTCAGCGACCGCGTCGAGGGCCTGGAGATCGGCGCCGACGACTACCTCCCCAAGCCCTTCGCGTTCAGCGAGCTGATCGCCCGCGTGCGGGCCCTCGGCCGGCGCACGAGCGTGCCCCTGCCGCCCGTCCTGGAGCGGGCCGGGATCAAGCTCGACCCCAACCGCCGCGAGGTCTTCCGCGACGGCAAGGAGGTGCAGCTCGCACCGAAGGAGTTCGCCGTGCTCGAGGTCCTCATGCGCAGCGAGGGCGCCGTGGTCTCCGCGGAGCAGCTGCTGGAGAAGGCCTGGGACGAGAACACCGACCCGTTCACCAACGTGGTGCGGGTCACCGTCATGACCCTGCGCCGCAAGCTGGGCGAGCCGCCGGTCATCGTGACCGTGCCCGGCTCCGGATACCGGATCTGA
- a CDS encoding sensor histidine kinase gives MAATPAPPTAPPKPTWDPRSPTPLPWLRPTIRIRLTLLYGGMFLIAGILLLSIIYLLAAQALRTGSQPLFKIVDFDGLKVSSNDCPGIADGNLSLSEFNSAISECIDHQRQVALDNLLSRSLLALLGLAVIAFAFGYAMAGRVLSPLGRITRTARAVAGSDLSRRIELDGPDDELKELADTFDDMLERLQRAFTAQQRFVGNASHELRTPLAINRTLLEVHLSDPQAPVELQQLGKTLLATNERSEQLVEGLLLLARSDNQIVERGPVDLAEVAGQAIDQVTTEADARHVVIRSSRHPAVVQGNGVLLERIALNLVQNAVRYNVPEDGWVEVTTEVQHGQAILVVSNTGPVVPAYEIENLFEPFRRLRTERTGSDKGVGLGLSIVRSVARAHGGHIYAQPREGGGLVMRVTLPI, from the coding sequence ATGGCTGCCACCCCCGCGCCCCCCACGGCGCCCCCCAAGCCCACCTGGGACCCTCGGTCGCCCACCCCGCTGCCCTGGCTGCGTCCCACCATCCGCATACGGCTCACGCTGCTGTACGGCGGCATGTTCCTGATCGCCGGCATCCTGCTGCTGTCGATCATCTACCTGCTCGCCGCGCAGGCCCTGCGCACCGGCAGCCAGCCGCTGTTCAAGATCGTCGACTTCGACGGCCTCAAGGTCTCCAGCAACGACTGTCCGGGCATCGCCGACGGCAACCTCTCGCTGTCCGAGTTCAACTCGGCGATCAGCGAGTGCATCGACCACCAGCGCCAGGTCGCCCTGGACAACCTGCTCAGCCGCTCCCTGCTGGCGCTGCTCGGCCTCGCCGTCATCGCGTTCGCCTTCGGCTACGCCATGGCGGGCCGGGTGCTGTCGCCGCTGGGCCGGATCACCCGCACCGCCCGCGCGGTGGCCGGCTCGGACCTCTCCCGCCGGATCGAGCTGGACGGCCCGGACGACGAGCTGAAGGAGCTGGCCGACACCTTCGACGACATGCTGGAGCGCCTCCAGCGCGCGTTCACGGCCCAGCAGCGCTTCGTGGGCAACGCCTCCCACGAGCTGCGCACCCCGCTGGCCATCAACCGCACGCTGCTCGAGGTGCACCTCTCCGACCCCCAGGCGCCGGTGGAGCTCCAGCAGCTCGGCAAGACGCTGCTGGCCACCAACGAGCGCAGCGAACAGCTCGTCGAGGGCCTGCTGCTGCTCGCCCGCAGCGACAACCAGATCGTCGAGCGGGGTCCCGTCGACCTCGCCGAGGTGGCCGGGCAGGCCATCGACCAGGTCACCACGGAGGCGGACGCCCGGCATGTGGTGATCCGCAGCAGCCGCCACCCGGCGGTCGTCCAGGGCAACGGCGTGCTGCTGGAGCGGATCGCCCTGAACCTGGTGCAGAACGCGGTGCGGTACAACGTGCCGGAGGACGGCTGGGTGGAGGTCACGACCGAGGTCCAGCACGGGCAGGCGATCCTCGTGGTGTCCAACACGGGCCCGGTCGTCCCGGCGTACGAGATCGAGAACCTCTTCGAGCCGTTCCGCAGGCTGCGCACCGAGCGGACGGGCAGTGACAAGGGCGTGGGTCTGGGGCTGTCCATCGTGCGGTCGGTCGCCCGGGCGCACGGCGGGCACATCTACGCCCAGCCGAGAGAGGGAGGCGGGCTCGTGATGCGTGTCACCCTGCCGATCTGA
- a CDS encoding DUF4193 domain-containing protein, translating to MATDYDTPRKTDDDVDSDSLEELKARRNDKSASAVDVDEFEAAEGLELPGADLSNEELAVRVLPKQQDEFTCMSCFLVHHRSQLAREKNGQPICRDCD from the coding sequence ATGGCTACCGACTACGACACTCCACGCAAGACCGACGACGACGTCGACTCGGACAGCTTGGAAGAGCTGAAGGCCCGGCGGAACGACAAGTCGGCCTCGGCCGTGGATGTCGACGAGTTCGAGGCCGCGGAAGGCCTGGAACTGCCCGGTGCGGACCTCTCGAACGAAGAGCTGGCCGTCCGGGTCCTGCCCAAGCAGCAGGACGAGTTCACCTGCATGAGCTGCTTCCTGGTGCACCACCGCAGCCAGCTGGCCCGCGAGAAGAACGGCCAGCCGATCTGCCGCGACTGCGACTGA
- a CDS encoding DUF3093 domain-containing protein, translating into MQLSAAPYEERLTAPRSWWFLSLLAGLSLALIMLPFGTLPMLAGLAGGTAAAAVVVSAYGSVRIRVVSGHLIAGDAKIPVAALGAAEILDAEEARAWRGPKADPRAFMLLRAYIPGALRVDVTDPADPTPYVFLSTREPERLTQALRAAKDAADAS; encoded by the coding sequence ATGCAGCTCTCCGCCGCCCCGTACGAAGAACGTCTCACCGCGCCCCGCTCCTGGTGGTTCTTGTCCCTCCTGGCCGGGCTCTCCCTCGCGTTGATCATGCTGCCGTTCGGCACCCTGCCGATGCTGGCCGGGCTGGCCGGCGGCACCGCCGCGGCGGCGGTCGTGGTGAGCGCGTACGGCTCGGTGCGGATCCGCGTCGTGAGCGGTCATCTGATCGCGGGCGACGCGAAGATCCCGGTGGCGGCGCTCGGCGCCGCCGAGATCCTGGACGCGGAGGAGGCCCGCGCCTGGCGTGGCCCCAAGGCCGACCCGCGCGCCTTCATGCTGCTGCGGGCGTACATTCCGGGTGCGCTGCGCGTGGACGTCACGGACCCGGCGGACCCCACTCCCTACGTCTTCCTGTCGACCCGTGAGCCCGAGCGGCTTACGCAGGCGCTCCGGGCGGCGAAGGACGCGGCGGACGCCTCCTAG
- a CDS encoding PaaI family thioesterase, translating to MSGNSAALQPPADAVPPVRHADAPAPGELLGAHYGQCFGCGDEQPHGLHLEARAGEGVSITAEFTVQRAHQGAPGLAHGGVLATALDEALGSLNWLLRTIAVTGRLETDFVQPVPVGTVLHLEAEVTAVAGRKIYCTATGRIGGPEGPVAVRADALFIEVKVDHFIDHGRQEEIRAAMEDPDQVRRARAFEVNP from the coding sequence GTGAGTGGTAATTCCGCAGCTCTTCAGCCCCCCGCCGACGCCGTACCGCCCGTCCGTCACGCCGACGCCCCCGCACCCGGTGAGCTCCTGGGCGCGCACTACGGGCAGTGCTTCGGATGCGGCGACGAGCAGCCGCACGGGCTGCACCTCGAGGCGCGCGCCGGTGAAGGCGTGTCGATCACCGCCGAGTTCACCGTGCAGCGGGCCCACCAGGGAGCCCCCGGCCTCGCCCACGGCGGCGTGCTGGCCACCGCCCTGGACGAGGCGCTCGGCTCGCTCAACTGGCTGCTGCGCACGATCGCGGTGACCGGCCGGCTGGAGACCGACTTCGTGCAGCCCGTGCCGGTCGGCACCGTGCTGCACCTGGAGGCGGAGGTGACGGCCGTGGCGGGACGCAAGATCTACTGCACCGCCACCGGGCGGATCGGCGGCCCCGAGGGCCCCGTCGCCGTCCGCGCGGACGCGCTGTTCATCGAGGTCAAGGTCGACCACTTCATCGACCACGGCCGCCAGGAGGAGATCCGGGCCGCCATGGAGGACCCCGACCAGGTCCGCCGGGCCCGCGCCTTCGAGGTGAACCCGTGA
- the dut gene encoding dUTP diphosphatase produces MSEPAGGALEVRIRRIDPDVPLPAYEHPGDAGADLRTTEARVLEPGERAVLPTGVSVALPEGYAAFVHPRSGLAARCGVALVNAPGTIDAGYRGEIKVIVVNLDPREAVRFERFDRIAQLVVQKVERVRFVSVAELPVSARAEGGFGSTGGHAAVEGKSGTSVQAAVGGAAGGNRYASVVSDREGQ; encoded by the coding sequence GTGAGCGAGCCGGCCGGCGGCGCACTTGAGGTGCGGATCCGGCGCATCGACCCGGACGTACCGCTTCCGGCGTACGAGCACCCGGGCGACGCGGGGGCCGATCTGCGCACCACCGAGGCCCGCGTGCTGGAGCCCGGTGAGCGGGCCGTGCTGCCCACCGGGGTGTCTGTCGCGCTCCCCGAGGGGTACGCGGCTTTCGTGCACCCGCGATCCGGTCTCGCCGCCCGCTGTGGCGTCGCCCTGGTGAATGCCCCGGGGACGATTGATGCCGGGTACCGTGGGGAGATCAAGGTGATCGTGGTGAATCTCGACCCGCGCGAGGCCGTGCGGTTCGAGCGCTTCGACCGGATTGCCCAACTGGTCGTCCAGAAGGTCGAGAGGGTGCGCTTCGTGTCGGTCGCGGAGCTTCCTGTCTCGGCCAGGGCCGAGGGGGGCTTCGGATCCACCGGCGGCCATGCCGCGGTGGAAGGTAAGAGCGGCACAAGCGTTCAGGCCGCCGTGGGCGGTGCAGCGGGTGGGAATCGATACGCTTCGGTCGTATCCGACCGGGAAGGACAGTGA
- a CDS encoding DUF3710 domain-containing protein: MFGRRKKTDAADGAAGEAEQVVDGVDAEADGEAGRLRLEPAPRPDGPWDSSEVREPGEGRVDLGGLFVPGVDGMELRVEVAGDAIVAATVVLRDSAIQLQAFAAPKREGIWGEVREEIATGITQQGGIIDEVEGPLGWELRAQVPVQLPDGTGGFQVVRFVGVDGPRWFLRGVISGQGAVQPQAAGLLEQIFRDTVVVRGEGPMAPRDPIVLKLPNDAQMVPESVQQEEGGSRFAGGMSRLQRGPEITEVR; the protein is encoded by the coding sequence GTGTTCGGACGTCGCAAGAAGACGGATGCCGCCGACGGTGCGGCCGGCGAGGCCGAGCAGGTCGTCGACGGTGTCGACGCTGAGGCGGACGGGGAGGCCGGGCGGCTGAGGCTCGAGCCCGCGCCGCGGCCCGACGGGCCGTGGGACAGCTCCGAGGTCCGCGAACCCGGCGAGGGCCGGGTCGATCTGGGCGGCCTGTTCGTGCCCGGTGTGGACGGCATGGAACTGCGCGTGGAGGTCGCGGGCGACGCGATCGTCGCGGCGACCGTCGTGCTGCGGGACAGCGCCATCCAGCTGCAGGCCTTCGCCGCGCCCAAGCGTGAGGGCATCTGGGGCGAGGTGCGCGAGGAGATCGCGACCGGCATCACCCAGCAGGGCGGCATCATCGACGAGGTCGAGGGCCCGCTCGGCTGGGAGCTGCGCGCCCAGGTTCCGGTGCAGCTGCCGGACGGAACCGGCGGCTTCCAGGTCGTGCGGTTCGTCGGCGTGGACGGCCCCCGCTGGTTCCTGCGCGGTGTGATCTCCGGTCAGGGCGCGGTGCAGCCGCAGGCCGCAGGACTGCTGGAGCAGATCTTCCGGGACACCGTGGTGGTGCGCGGTGAGGGCCCGATGGCCCCGCGCGACCCGATCGTCCTGAAGCTGCCGAACGACGCGCAGATGGTCCCCGAGAGCGTGCAGCAGGAGGAGGGTGGCTCCCGCTTCGCCGGCGGAATGAGCCGCCTCCAGCGCGGGCCGGAGATCACCGAGGTCCGCTGA
- a CDS encoding S66 family peptidase has protein sequence MSVRYPRPLRPGDRVGVTAPSSGVPKPLLARLDVALRDLRAHGYDVVVGECLDGSGHVSAPAADRARELTAMLTDPAVRAVVPPWGGETAVDLIPLLDWDRLREAEPTWLVGYSDLSTLITPLTLLTGTATLHGNNLMDTPYHVPEGLLSWLDVVAAPAGHRFTQTPPGRHRTVGFDDFAAFPHVREYTLDARGTWTRLDGDGPVEAEGRLIGGCVETLCNLAGTPYLDVSAFARDEAPEGLLVYVEAAEDNAYTTCRNLHGMRLAGFFDHANAILVGRTGAPDAASLSQHEAVLDALGSLGVPIVADVECGHVPPHMPIVNGARGRVVHAPGRSELTQTLD, from the coding sequence ATGTCAGTTCGCTACCCGCGCCCCCTGCGTCCCGGTGACCGTGTCGGTGTGACCGCTCCGTCCAGCGGTGTCCCGAAGCCCCTGCTCGCGCGGCTGGACGTCGCTCTCCGGGACCTGCGCGCACACGGGTACGACGTCGTCGTCGGGGAGTGCCTGGACGGCTCCGGGCACGTCAGCGCCCCGGCCGCCGACCGTGCGCGCGAGCTGACGGCGATGCTGACCGACCCCGCCGTCAGGGCCGTGGTGCCGCCGTGGGGCGGGGAGACCGCCGTCGACCTGATCCCGCTGCTCGACTGGGACCGGCTGCGCGAGGCGGAGCCGACCTGGCTCGTCGGCTACTCCGACCTCTCGACCCTGATCACCCCGCTGACGCTGCTCACCGGCACGGCGACGCTGCACGGCAACAACCTGATGGACACGCCCTACCACGTGCCCGAGGGGCTGCTGTCGTGGCTGGACGTCGTCGCCGCTCCCGCGGGTCACCGGTTCACCCAGACCCCGCCCGGCCGCCACCGGACCGTCGGCTTCGACGACTTCGCCGCCTTCCCCCACGTACGGGAGTACACGCTCGACGCGCGGGGCACCTGGACCCGGCTGGACGGCGACGGCCCCGTGGAGGCCGAGGGCAGGCTGATCGGTGGCTGCGTCGAGACGCTGTGCAACCTCGCGGGCACGCCGTACCTCGACGTGTCGGCCTTCGCCCGCGACGAGGCGCCGGAAGGGCTCCTCGTGTACGTGGAGGCGGCCGAGGACAACGCCTACACCACCTGCCGGAACCTGCACGGCATGCGGCTGGCCGGGTTCTTCGACCACGCCAACGCGATCCTCGTCGGCCGGACCGGCGCGCCGGACGCCGCCTCGCTCAGCCAGCACGAAGCCGTCCTGGACGCCCTCGGCTCCCTGGGCGTGCCGATCGTCGCGGACGTCGAGTGCGGCCACGTCCCGCCCCACATGCCGATCGTCAACGGGGCCCGCGGCCGGGTCGTGCACGCACCGGGGCGCAGCGAGCTGACGCAGACGTTGGACTGA